One part of the Alistipes onderdonkii genome encodes these proteins:
- a CDS encoding Gfo/Idh/MocA family protein, whose translation MKNEPTVSRPVRIVVIGAGNRANKYLEYARRYPDRLQPVAVVDVNDLRRHAFARDFGLPACRSYAHYDDFFADDVEADMVLISTPENVHFDPAVKAIDAGYHILLEKPIAQHLEECREIARRARERGVMVGVCHVLRYHPYFAKIREIVASGELGQVVSVNHTAAVGLDRATHSYVRGIFRRERESNPILLAKCCHDIDFLLWLTGAHCRSLSSFGSLRWFRAENAPAGAGRRCLDCAIESACPFSARDLYYVRRDWVANFDVPEGKTLDETILEELRTGIYGRCVYHCDNDVVDHQLLAMEMEGEVTVSLSMEMFTADDFRKTHVRLTGGEIDGDERTLRVRRFRGGEERTYDFSDIVGQPFHAGADLHLIGDFIRALRDPGYPFLTTIEDSIESHRICYDAERSRRTGTTIRVDGTK comes from the coding sequence ATGAAAAACGAACCGACCGTTTCCCGCCCCGTGCGGATTGTGGTGATAGGAGCCGGGAACCGGGCCAATAAGTACCTCGAATATGCCCGCCGGTATCCCGACCGGCTGCAGCCCGTCGCCGTCGTCGATGTGAACGACCTGCGCCGCCATGCCTTCGCCCGGGATTTCGGACTGCCTGCCTGCAGGAGCTATGCGCATTACGACGACTTCTTCGCCGATGATGTCGAAGCCGACATGGTGCTGATCTCGACCCCCGAGAACGTCCATTTCGACCCGGCGGTCAAGGCCATCGACGCGGGATACCACATCCTGCTCGAAAAGCCGATCGCCCAGCACCTCGAAGAGTGCCGCGAAATCGCCCGCCGCGCCCGCGAACGGGGCGTGATGGTCGGCGTCTGCCATGTGCTGCGCTACCATCCCTATTTTGCCAAGATCCGCGAGATAGTCGCCTCGGGCGAGCTGGGGCAGGTCGTCTCGGTCAACCATACCGCCGCCGTCGGCCTCGACCGTGCCACGCACAGCTACGTGCGCGGGATTTTCCGCCGCGAGCGGGAGTCGAATCCGATCCTGCTGGCCAAGTGCTGCCACGACATCGACTTCCTGCTGTGGCTCACCGGCGCGCATTGCCGCAGCCTGTCGTCCTTCGGCTCGCTGCGCTGGTTCCGTGCGGAGAATGCCCCCGCAGGTGCGGGGCGCCGCTGCCTCGACTGCGCGATAGAGTCCGCCTGTCCCTTTTCGGCACGCGACCTCTACTATGTCCGCCGCGACTGGGTGGCGAACTTCGATGTCCCCGAAGGCAAGACCCTCGATGAGACCATCCTCGAGGAGCTTCGCACCGGGATCTACGGCCGTTGCGTCTACCACTGCGACAACGACGTGGTCGATCACCAGCTGCTTGCGATGGAGATGGAGGGCGAGGTGACCGTGAGCCTTTCGATGGAGATGTTCACGGCCGACGATTTCCGCAAGACGCACGTCCGCCTGACGGGCGGCGAGATCGACGGTGACGAGAGGACGCTGCGCGTGCGCAGGTTCCGCGGCGGCGAAGAGCGGACTTACGATTTCTCGGATATCGTAGGGCAGCCGTTCCATGCCGGTGCCGACCTGCACCTTATCGGGGATTTCATCCGGGCGCTCCGCGATCCGGGCTATCCGTTCCTGACGACCATCGAGGATTCGATCGAAAGCCACCGTATCTGCTACGACGCCGAGCGCAGCAGGCGCACCGGGACGACGATCCGCGTCGACGGGACGAAATAA
- a CDS encoding alanine/glycine:cation symporter family protein, whose protein sequence is MEILYRWIDGINDVLWSYLLVALLLGCAVWFTLRTRGVQFRMLGEMVRVLGESAGSGPRGERHVSSFQAFAVSLASRVGTGNLAGVATAIAVGGPGAVFWMWVIALLGASSAFVESTLAQLYKRKGRDSYIGGPAYYMERGLGKRWMGVLFAVLISVTFGFAFNSVQSNTICAAWEGAFGFDHHWVGAGLALLTLLVIFGGIHRIARVSGVVVPVMALGYIVLALGVVLFNFRRLPEVVELIVANAFGWEQALGGGAGAALMQGIKRGLFSNEAGMGSAPNVAATAHVSHPVKQGLIQTLGVFTDTLVICTCTAFIILFGGVPDASLSGIQLTQAALVGEIGPAGGIFVAVAIFLFAFSSIIGNYYYGEANVRFITRRPWVLTLYRVLVGGMVLFGALATLDLAWSLADITMAFMTLINLVAIILLGRQAFLLLVDYVGQRRRGIKNPVYTRDRIPSLKDKAECW, encoded by the coding sequence ATGGAAATCCTCTATCGATGGATCGACGGCATCAACGACGTGCTGTGGTCATACCTGCTGGTCGCACTCCTGCTGGGGTGCGCCGTCTGGTTCACGTTGCGTACGCGCGGCGTGCAGTTCCGTATGCTGGGTGAGATGGTGCGCGTGCTGGGCGAGTCGGCCGGCAGCGGCCCCCGGGGCGAGAGGCATGTCTCGTCGTTCCAGGCATTCGCCGTGTCGCTGGCCAGCCGCGTCGGCACGGGCAACCTGGCGGGCGTCGCCACGGCGATCGCCGTCGGCGGGCCGGGCGCCGTGTTCTGGATGTGGGTCATCGCCCTGCTGGGTGCGTCGAGTGCCTTCGTCGAATCGACCCTCGCTCAACTCTACAAACGCAAGGGGCGGGACTCCTATATCGGCGGCCCGGCCTACTACATGGAACGCGGACTGGGCAAACGCTGGATGGGCGTCCTCTTCGCCGTGCTGATCTCCGTGACATTCGGTTTCGCCTTCAACTCCGTGCAGAGCAACACGATCTGCGCGGCCTGGGAGGGTGCTTTCGGCTTCGACCATCATTGGGTCGGCGCCGGCCTGGCGCTGCTCACGCTGCTGGTCATCTTCGGAGGCATCCACCGTATCGCCCGGGTGAGCGGAGTGGTCGTCCCGGTCATGGCACTGGGGTATATCGTCCTTGCGCTGGGCGTCGTGCTCTTCAATTTCCGGCGGTTGCCCGAGGTCGTGGAGCTGATCGTCGCCAATGCCTTCGGTTGGGAGCAGGCGCTGGGCGGCGGTGCCGGCGCAGCGCTCATGCAGGGCATCAAGCGCGGCCTGTTCAGCAACGAGGCAGGCATGGGCTCGGCGCCGAACGTAGCCGCAACGGCCCATGTGTCGCACCCGGTCAAGCAGGGGCTGATCCAAACCCTCGGGGTCTTTACCGACACGCTCGTGATTTGCACCTGCACGGCCTTCATCATCCTCTTCGGCGGCGTCCCCGATGCTTCGCTGTCGGGCATACAGCTTACGCAGGCGGCGCTGGTCGGCGAAATCGGCCCTGCGGGCGGCATCTTCGTCGCCGTGGCGATCTTCCTCTTCGCCTTCAGCAGCATTATCGGGAATTACTACTACGGCGAGGCCAATGTCCGGTTCATCACCCGCCGCCCCTGGGTGCTGACCCTTTACCGGGTGCTGGTCGGAGGCATGGTGCTGTTCGGGGCGCTCGCCACGCTCGACCTGGCCTGGAGCCTGGCCGACATCACGATGGCCTTCATGACCCTCATCAACCTCGTGGCGATCATCCTGCTCGGGCGCCAGGCATTCCTGTTGCTGGTCGACTACGTGGGCCAGCGGCGCCGCGGCATCAAAAACCCGGTCTATACCCGCGACCGTATCCCCTCACTCAAAGACAAGGCGGAGTGCTGGTAG
- a CDS encoding acyltransferase — protein METRLPNPNAPARERIGWVDLLRVTACFLVVFSHCCDPFVGQFDNDRAAFLTGAFSGSFVRCCVPLFVMMTGVLLLPVKTGLAGFYRKRIGRILAALVFWSVVLPLLYYVYLNYVTASQSPAIDPENFTWGATLHKLWTFVFNFTFDTTPLWYLYMLAGLYLIMPVVSAWLERASRSELKTLLGVWGVTLLLPYAKMFAPMLGYTGNFGNMGLYGVCDWNEFGTFYYVSGFAGYLVLAYYLVKFPPAWDWRRTLAVCIPMFIAGYLITAFGYVALQNHFPGNYAYLEIVWYFAGINVFMMTYPVFVIVRKLDFKPRAWLSRLAGATFGIYLCHFILVQAGYDLVARIPALPTLLRILLIACLAFAASYLVVAAMQRFRVTRRFVQ, from the coding sequence ATGGAGACCCGACTTCCCAACCCGAACGCCCCGGCCCGCGAACGCATCGGCTGGGTAGACCTGTTGCGCGTGACCGCCTGCTTCCTGGTGGTCTTTTCGCACTGCTGCGACCCCTTCGTCGGCCAGTTCGACAACGACCGCGCCGCATTCCTCACAGGAGCCTTTTCGGGCAGTTTCGTGCGCTGCTGCGTGCCGCTGTTCGTCATGATGACGGGCGTATTGCTGCTCCCGGTGAAAACCGGCCTCGCCGGCTTCTACCGCAAGCGCATCGGACGCATTCTCGCGGCACTCGTTTTCTGGTCGGTCGTGCTGCCGCTGCTTTATTACGTCTACCTCAATTACGTCACCGCAAGCCAGAGCCCGGCGATCGACCCCGAAAATTTCACCTGGGGCGCCACGCTGCACAAACTCTGGACATTCGTATTCAATTTCACGTTCGACACCACGCCGTTGTGGTACCTCTACATGCTCGCAGGGCTGTATTTGATCATGCCCGTGGTCAGCGCATGGCTCGAGAGGGCCTCGCGCAGCGAACTCAAAACGTTGCTCGGCGTATGGGGCGTGACCCTGCTGCTGCCCTACGCCAAGATGTTCGCGCCGATGCTGGGCTACACGGGGAATTTCGGAAACATGGGGCTCTACGGCGTCTGCGACTGGAACGAATTCGGGACGTTCTACTACGTCTCGGGCTTCGCGGGTTACCTCGTGCTGGCATACTACCTGGTGAAATTCCCGCCCGCATGGGACTGGCGCCGGACACTGGCCGTCTGCATCCCGATGTTCATTGCGGGCTACCTGATCACGGCCTTCGGATACGTCGCCCTGCAAAACCACTTCCCGGGCAACTACGCGTACCTTGAGATCGTATGGTATTTCGCGGGCATCAACGTCTTCATGATGACCTACCCGGTCTTCGTGATCGTGCGCAAGCTGGACTTCAAGCCCCGCGCATGGCTCTCGCGGCTGGCGGGCGCGACGTTCGGCATCTACCTCTGCCACTTCATCCTCGTGCAGGCGGGTTATGACCTCGTCGCCCGGATTCCGGCACTGCCGACGCTCCTGCGCATCCTGCTGATCGCATGCCTCGCCTTCGCCGCAAGTTACCTCGTGGTGGCGGCCATGCAGCGTTTCCGCGTGACACGGCGGTTCGTACAATAG
- the pflA gene encoding pyruvate formate-lyase-activating protein yields the protein MLRIHSYESMGTFDGPGLRLVVFLQGCNFRCLYCANPDTIDACGGKPTPAEEILRMATDQKPFFGRRGGVTFSGGEPTFQAAALVPLVRQLHGAGIHVCLDSNGGVWNPAVEELLGLVDLVLLDVKQADPERHRTLTGRDNAQTLRTAAWLEEHGKPFWLRYVLVPGYSDAEADIRALGERLGGYKQVERVEILPYHTLGVHKYEAMGKEYRLAGVQENTPEQSERAAALFREYFPTVVVN from the coding sequence ATGCTTCGAATACATTCCTACGAATCGATGGGAACTTTCGACGGGCCGGGACTCCGGCTCGTCGTTTTCCTGCAAGGCTGCAATTTCCGCTGCCTCTATTGTGCCAACCCCGATACGATCGACGCCTGCGGGGGAAAGCCCACGCCTGCGGAAGAGATCCTGCGCATGGCCACAGACCAGAAACCGTTCTTCGGACGGCGCGGCGGGGTGACCTTCTCGGGCGGCGAGCCGACGTTCCAGGCCGCGGCGCTGGTGCCGCTTGTGCGGCAGCTGCACGGGGCGGGCATCCACGTCTGCCTCGACTCGAACGGCGGCGTCTGGAACCCGGCGGTCGAGGAGTTGCTGGGGCTGGTCGACCTGGTGCTGCTCGACGTCAAGCAGGCCGATCCGGAGCGCCACCGCACGCTCACGGGGCGCGACAACGCCCAGACGCTCCGCACGGCGGCATGGCTCGAAGAACACGGCAAGCCGTTCTGGCTGCGCTACGTACTGGTGCCGGGTTACAGCGACGCCGAGGCCGACATCCGCGCGCTGGGCGAACGGCTGGGCGGCTACAAACAGGTAGAGCGGGTAGAGATACTGCCCTATCACACGCTCGGCGTCCACAAGTACGAAGCAATGGGCAAAGAGTACAGGCTCGCAGGCGTACAGGAGAACACCCCGGAACAGTCGGAACGTGCCGCGGCGCTTTTCCGCGAATATTTCCCGACGGTCGTCGTGAACTGA
- the pflB gene encoding formate C-acetyltransferase: MELNKTFIDGLWSKEINVTSFVQTNITPYLGDASFLQGPTERTKHIWNLCLKALEEERANNGVRSLDNATVSTITSHKAGYIDREQELIVGLQTDELLKRAIKPFGGINVVSRACKENGVDVDEKVRDIFTHYRKTHNDGVFDVYTEEIRSFRSLGFLTGLPDNYARGRIIGDYRRLALYGTNRLIEAKQQDLRNLTGPMTDARIRLREEVAEQIKALKEIRTMGEYYGLDLSRPAHSAQEAVQWVYMAYLAAVKEQDGAAMSLGNVSSFLDIFIEYDLAHGNIDEVFAQELIDQFVIKLRMVRHLRMQSYNDIFAGDPTWVTEAIGGRFNDGRTKVTKTSFRFLQTLYNLGPSPEPNLTILWSPDLPQGFKDFCAKVSADTSSIQYENDELMREVRHSDDYGIACCVSYQDIGRQIQFFGARCNLAKALLLAINGGRCENTGTLMVKGIPALSEGPLRFEEVMCNYKMVLTEIARVYNEAMNIIHYMHDKYYYEKAQMAFVDTDPRINLAYGVAGLSIALDSLSAIKYAKVTTRRNAEGLSEGFDIQGEFPCFGNNDDRVDHLGVDLVYFFSEELKKLPVYKNARPTLSLLTITSNVMYGKKTGATPDGRAKGVAFAPGANPMHGRDKSGAIASLASVAKLRYRDSQDGISNTFSIVPKSLGPTEEERIENLVTMLDGYFTKGAHHLNVNVLNRAMLEDAMEHPENYPQLTIRVSGYAVNFTKLSREHQLEVISRSFHERM, encoded by the coding sequence ATGGAATTGAACAAAACCTTTATCGACGGGCTTTGGAGCAAGGAGATCAACGTCACGAGTTTCGTGCAGACGAACATCACCCCCTACCTGGGCGACGCGTCTTTCCTGCAGGGCCCGACCGAACGTACCAAGCACATCTGGAACCTCTGTCTCAAGGCACTCGAAGAGGAGCGCGCCAACAACGGCGTCCGCTCGCTGGACAACGCCACCGTCTCGACCATCACCTCGCACAAGGCGGGTTATATCGACAGGGAACAGGAGCTGATCGTGGGCCTGCAGACCGACGAGCTGCTCAAGCGGGCCATCAAGCCCTTCGGCGGCATCAACGTCGTATCGCGCGCCTGCAAGGAGAACGGCGTGGACGTGGACGAGAAGGTCAGGGATATTTTCACCCATTACCGCAAGACGCATAACGACGGCGTGTTCGACGTCTACACCGAGGAGATACGCTCGTTCCGTTCGCTGGGTTTCCTGACGGGCCTGCCCGACAACTACGCCCGCGGCCGCATCATCGGCGACTACCGCCGCCTGGCGCTCTACGGCACCAACCGCCTGATCGAAGCCAAGCAGCAGGACTTGCGCAACCTGACCGGCCCGATGACCGACGCCCGCATCCGCCTGCGCGAAGAGGTCGCCGAGCAGATCAAGGCGCTGAAGGAGATCCGCACGATGGGCGAATACTACGGGCTCGACCTGAGCCGCCCGGCGCATTCGGCACAAGAGGCCGTGCAGTGGGTTTACATGGCTTACCTCGCAGCCGTGAAGGAGCAGGACGGCGCCGCGATGTCGCTGGGCAACGTGTCGTCGTTCCTCGACATCTTCATCGAATACGACCTGGCGCACGGCAACATCGACGAGGTGTTCGCACAGGAGCTCATCGACCAGTTCGTCATCAAGCTGCGCATGGTACGCCACCTGAGGATGCAGTCCTACAACGACATCTTCGCCGGCGACCCGACGTGGGTGACCGAAGCCATCGGCGGGCGTTTCAACGACGGCCGCACGAAGGTGACCAAGACCTCGTTCCGTTTCCTGCAGACGCTCTACAACCTCGGCCCGTCGCCCGAGCCCAACCTCACGATCCTGTGGAGCCCCGACCTGCCGCAGGGATTCAAGGATTTCTGCGCCAAGGTTTCGGCAGACACCAGCTCGATCCAGTACGAGAACGACGAGCTGATGCGCGAAGTGCGCCATTCGGACGACTACGGCATCGCCTGCTGCGTATCGTACCAGGACATCGGCCGCCAGATCCAGTTCTTCGGCGCGCGCTGCAACTTGGCCAAGGCGCTGCTGCTGGCCATCAACGGCGGCCGCTGCGAGAATACCGGCACGCTGATGGTCAAGGGCATCCCCGCCCTTTCGGAGGGCCCGCTGCGCTTCGAGGAGGTGATGTGCAACTACAAAATGGTGCTGACCGAAATCGCCCGCGTCTACAACGAGGCGATGAACATCATCCATTACATGCACGACAAGTACTACTACGAGAAGGCGCAGATGGCCTTCGTCGACACCGACCCGCGCATCAACCTCGCCTACGGCGTAGCGGGGCTTTCGATCGCCCTCGACTCGCTCTCGGCCATCAAATATGCCAAGGTGACCACCCGCCGCAACGCCGAGGGGCTCAGCGAAGGCTTCGACATCCAGGGCGAATTCCCCTGCTTCGGCAACAACGACGACCGCGTAGACCACCTGGGCGTAGACCTCGTGTACTTCTTCAGCGAGGAGCTCAAGAAACTGCCCGTCTACAAGAACGCCCGCCCGACGCTTTCGCTGCTGACCATCACCTCGAACGTGATGTACGGCAAGAAAACCGGCGCGACGCCCGACGGACGTGCCAAGGGCGTGGCCTTCGCACCGGGTGCCAACCCGATGCACGGACGCGACAAGAGCGGTGCCATCGCCTCGCTCGCCTCGGTGGCCAAACTCCGTTACCGCGACTCGCAGGACGGCATCTCGAACACCTTTTCGATCGTCCCCAAATCGCTGGGCCCGACCGAAGAGGAGCGGATCGAGAACCTGGTGACGATGCTCGACGGTTACTTTACGAAGGGCGCACACCACCTGAACGTCAACGTGCTGAACCGCGCGATGCTCGAAGACGCCATGGAGCATCCCGAGAACTATCCGCAGCTGACGATCCGCGTATCGGGCTATGCCGTGAACTTCACCAAGCTGAGCCGCGAACACCAGTTGGAGGTCATCAGCCGCAGCTTCCACGAGAGGATGTAA
- a CDS encoding DUF2721 domain-containing protein, which yields MEELTLTTPALLFSAVSLILLAYTNRFLSYAQLVRTLKEQHLQHPSKVTRAQIDNLRRRLHLTRTMQILGVTSLFLCVVTMFLLYIGLILLSAYVFGAALLLLIGSLGVSIWEIQISVRALEIHLHDMEK from the coding sequence ATGGAAGAGCTGACACTTACCACCCCGGCGCTGCTGTTCTCCGCCGTTTCGCTGATCCTGCTGGCCTATACCAACCGGTTTCTTTCTTATGCCCAGCTGGTTCGCACGCTCAAGGAACAACACCTGCAACACCCCTCGAAAGTCACCCGTGCGCAGATCGACAACCTGCGCCGCCGCCTGCACCTCACGCGTACGATGCAGATCCTGGGTGTCACGAGCCTGTTCCTGTGCGTGGTGACGATGTTCCTTCTCTACATCGGCCTGATCCTCCTTTCCGCCTATGTCTTCGGTGCGGCGCTGTTGCTGCTGATCGGGTCGCTCGGCGTGTCGATTTGGGAAATCCAGATTTCGGTGCGTGCGCTGGAGATCCACCTGCATGACATGGAGAAATAA
- a CDS encoding inorganic phosphate transporter produces the protein MSPLFTCIVIIMGLLAVMGIVVGVANDAVNFLNSALGSKVAPRRVILWIAAAGILVGTLTSSGMMEVARSGVFYPGQFSFQEIMMLFLGMMLGNILLLDLYNTLGLPTSTTVSMVFGLLGAGVAAALFHIWGDAGASIADLSQYINTGKAMAIIAAILLSVALAFAAGSLFMYVSRLIFSFRFAPVFRRWGAVWCGISLAGILYFALFKGLKSSGLIPTSVADYVGEHVLVTLLAFWAASSVVLWLFQRMRLNIMRITILSGTFALALAFAGNDLVNFIGVPLASYDAWQIAREAGSESIMMGELAEPARANFLLLLASGLVMVLTLFFSKKSQHVTETELSLASQHEGEERFGSTFISRSLVRATLVLNTMWTGLIPVRMQKAIDRRFEPLPAEERSSAPYDMIRAVVNLTAASILIAIGTSYQLPLSTTYVVFMVAMGSSLADRTWGRESAVYRITGVMAVISGWFITALGGFLIAFGVTLLLLWGGWIAVTVLVALCAWLLVRSHRNVEQIKAAETKELPVVKAETPDEVLCVCIGEVCTTMEHVTRIYNRTLVAVFKENRKVLKEMVQSSDKLFEEARDRKYGIMPTLRRLQQCDIDTGHFYVQVVDYLSEVTKALIHITRPAYEHINNHHEGLTKEQIVDLMRVNDQVEAIFDKINDMLRTKDFSDLDMVLEMRDKLFDTIVEAIKSQLRRINGDETVSTRASVLYLTILNETKTMILQARNLLKSQHYFLEHKK, from the coding sequence ATGAGTCCCCTATTCACTTGTATCGTAATCATCATGGGCCTGCTGGCCGTGATGGGCATCGTCGTGGGCGTGGCCAACGACGCGGTCAATTTCCTCAACTCGGCCCTGGGGTCGAAAGTCGCCCCGCGGCGCGTCATACTTTGGATCGCGGCCGCAGGCATCCTCGTCGGGACGCTCACGTCGAGCGGCATGATGGAGGTCGCCCGAAGCGGCGTATTCTACCCCGGGCAATTCTCCTTCCAGGAGATCATGATGCTCTTCCTGGGCATGATGCTCGGCAACATCCTGCTGTTAGACCTCTACAACACGCTCGGGCTGCCGACGTCGACCACCGTGTCGATGGTCTTCGGGTTGCTGGGCGCCGGGGTCGCGGCGGCGCTGTTCCATATTTGGGGCGACGCCGGGGCTTCCATAGCCGACCTTTCGCAATACATCAACACGGGCAAGGCCATGGCCATCATCGCGGCCATCCTGCTCTCCGTGGCGCTAGCATTCGCCGCCGGGTCGCTGTTCATGTACGTCTCGCGGCTGATCTTCTCGTTCCGCTTCGCACCGGTGTTCCGCCGCTGGGGAGCCGTATGGTGCGGCATCTCGCTGGCGGGCATCCTCTATTTCGCCCTGTTCAAGGGACTGAAAAGCTCGGGGCTGATCCCCACGTCGGTGGCGGACTACGTCGGGGAGCACGTGCTGGTAACGCTGCTGGCATTCTGGGCCGCATCGTCGGTGGTGCTGTGGCTGTTCCAGCGCATGCGGCTCAACATCATGCGCATCACGATCCTTTCGGGCACCTTCGCGCTGGCGCTGGCATTCGCGGGGAACGACCTGGTGAACTTCATCGGTGTGCCGCTTGCCAGCTACGACGCATGGCAGATCGCCCGCGAAGCCGGCAGCGAGTCGATCATGATGGGCGAACTGGCCGAACCGGCACGCGCCAATTTCCTGCTGCTGCTGGCATCGGGGCTGGTGATGGTGCTGACACTGTTCTTCTCGAAGAAATCGCAGCATGTCACCGAGACCGAGCTGTCGCTCGCCTCGCAGCACGAGGGTGAAGAGCGCTTCGGCTCGACGTTCATTTCGCGCAGCCTGGTACGTGCCACACTGGTACTCAACACGATGTGGACGGGGCTGATCCCCGTCCGCATGCAGAAGGCCATCGACCGGAGGTTCGAGCCGCTGCCCGCAGAGGAGCGTTCGTCGGCACCGTACGACATGATCCGCGCCGTCGTGAACCTCACGGCCGCCTCGATCCTGATCGCCATCGGCACTTCGTACCAGCTGCCGCTGTCGACGACCTATGTGGTATTCATGGTGGCCATGGGTTCGTCGCTGGCCGACCGCACCTGGGGACGCGAGAGCGCCGTATACCGCATTACGGGCGTGATGGCCGTCATCTCGGGCTGGTTCATCACGGCGCTCGGCGGATTCCTGATCGCCTTCGGCGTGACACTGCTCCTGCTGTGGGGCGGCTGGATCGCCGTGACGGTGCTCGTCGCACTCTGCGCATGGCTGCTGGTTCGCAGCCACCGCAACGTCGAGCAGATCAAGGCCGCCGAAACCAAAGAATTGCCCGTCGTCAAGGCCGAGACCCCGGACGAGGTGCTCTGCGTCTGCATCGGCGAGGTCTGCACGACGATGGAGCACGTGACGCGCATCTACAACCGTACGCTGGTGGCGGTATTCAAGGAGAACCGCAAGGTACTCAAAGAGATGGTACAGTCGTCGGACAAGCTCTTCGAAGAGGCGCGCGACCGCAAGTACGGCATCATGCCTACGCTGCGGCGCCTGCAACAGTGCGACATCGACACGGGACATTTCTACGTACAGGTGGTGGATTACCTCTCGGAGGTGACCAAGGCGCTGATCCACATAACACGCCCGGCATACGAGCACATCAACAACCACCACGAGGGGCTCACGAAGGAGCAGATCGTAGACCTGATGCGCGTGAACGACCAGGTAGAAGCGATCTTCGACAAGATCAACGACATGCTGCGCACCAAGGATTTCTCCGACCTGGACATGGTGCTGGAGATGCGCGACAAACTCTTCGACACGATCGTCGAGGCCATCAAGAGCCAGCTGCGCCGCATCAACGGCGACGAGACGGTGAGCACACGCGCCAGCGTCCTCTACCTGACGATCCTCAACGAAACCAAAACGATGATCCTGCAGGCCCGCAACCTGCTCAAGTCGCAGCATTATTTTTTGGAGCACAAAAAATAG
- a CDS encoding ATP-binding protein, translating to MATVLRNRFSYHRRLFLLLFAFSWALVACFVTFQYSREKRFKAERLDARLQLFNLRLLDALGEGTAPGAFLTGHPLPYGDLRVTVIDDDGRVLFDNSADSLPAANHLGRPEVTEAIAHGTGYTIHRHSESTDQYYFYSAMKGDGIIVRSAVPYSVSLREVLAADWEFLWFMLGVTLLMSIAAYFTTRRLGHNITRLNEFAEHAERGERIDDKETFPHDELGDISNHIIRLYARLQRTTADRDREHALALHEEQEKIRIKKQLTNNINHELKTPVAAIQGYLETLLANPCLTAEKRTAFLEKSCAQVERLRHLLSDVATITRMDEGRELIGKEPVVLNDLIDEVRADMELRPEGQRLRVNCDFRGPVEVEGNPSLLSSVFRNLADNAAAYSGGRDIFIRLLSDTAEACTILFADNGIGVDEEHLPHLFERFYRIDKGRSRKLGGTGLGLSIVKNAVVIHGGTITVRNGERGGLEFVFTLRKHS from the coding sequence ATGGCTACGGTTTTGAGGAATAGGTTTTCCTACCACAGGCGGCTGTTCCTGCTGCTGTTCGCCTTCTCGTGGGCGCTGGTGGCCTGCTTCGTCACCTTCCAGTACAGCCGCGAAAAGCGCTTCAAGGCCGAGCGGCTCGATGCCCGGCTGCAACTCTTCAACCTGCGCCTGCTCGACGCACTCGGCGAGGGCACCGCACCCGGGGCATTCCTCACCGGACATCCCCTTCCTTACGGCGACCTGCGCGTAACGGTCATCGACGACGACGGGCGCGTCCTGTTCGACAACTCGGCCGACTCGCTGCCCGCAGCCAACCACCTCGGGCGCCCCGAAGTCACTGAAGCGATCGCCCATGGCACCGGTTACACCATCCACCGCCACTCGGAAAGCACCGACCAATACTATTTCTATTCGGCCATGAAGGGCGACGGGATCATCGTCCGCTCGGCCGTCCCCTACTCCGTTTCGCTGCGCGAAGTACTCGCGGCCGACTGGGAATTCCTGTGGTTCATGCTGGGCGTCACGCTGCTGATGAGCATTGCGGCTTACTTCACGACCCGCCGCCTGGGGCACAACATCACACGCCTGAACGAATTTGCCGAGCACGCCGAGCGGGGCGAGCGGATCGACGACAAAGAGACCTTCCCCCACGACGAGCTGGGCGACATCTCGAACCACATCATCCGCCTCTACGCCCGCCTGCAACGCACGACGGCCGACCGCGACCGGGAACATGCCCTGGCGCTGCACGAAGAGCAGGAGAAAATCCGTATCAAGAAACAGCTCACCAACAACATCAACCACGAGCTGAAGACCCCCGTGGCCGCGATACAGGGTTATCTGGAAACGCTGCTGGCCAACCCCTGCCTGACGGCGGAGAAACGCACGGCGTTCCTCGAAAAGAGCTGTGCGCAGGTCGAACGGCTGCGGCACCTGCTCTCCGACGTGGCGACCATCACGCGCATGGACGAGGGCAGGGAGCTCATCGGCAAGGAACCCGTGGTGCTGAACGACCTGATCGACGAGGTCAGGGCCGACATGGAGCTGCGCCCCGAGGGGCAGCGGCTGCGCGTGAACTGCGATTTCCGAGGCCCGGTCGAGGTCGAGGGCAACCCCTCGCTGCTGAGTTCCGTCTTCCGCAACCTGGCGGACAACGCCGCGGCCTACTCGGGCGGGCGCGACATCTTCATCCGCCTGCTTTCGGACACGGCAGAGGCATGCACGATACTTTTCGCCGACAACGGCATCGGCGTCGACGAAGAACACCTCCCGCACCTCTTCGAGCGGTTCTACCGTATCGACAAGGGGCGCTCGCGCAAGCTGGGCGGCACGGGACTCGGGCTTTCGATCGTCAAAAACGCCGTCGTGATCCACGGCGGGACGATCACCGTACGCAACGGCGAACGCGGCGGACTGGAATTCGTCTTCACCCTGCGCAAACATTCATAA